CAGCATGCGCGCGGCGACGCCAGCGGCTTCGTCGATCAGGTGCCACGGCGCGCCCGCCTTCCGGAACGCCTTGATGTACATCAGCTCCACGAGCTCGATGAACGTAAGCGCGCGCTGGCCCTCGATCTCGGGAAGCTCGGTGCGGATCAGCGCGGGGTAGCGCACGCGCTCACCGTCGCGAACGCGGGAGTACCCGAACGCCCAGCGGCGCACTTCATCGGCGGGCGCCTTGAGGAGCGAGGCGGCTTCCGCGGGCGTGTAGATGCCAGTTCCAAGCATGTGCCCTCCCGGTCACGAGAAAACCCCAACAGCCAAAGATAACCCGAAAGCCTCAGCGGCAAAAGGAAACATCGTGCGCGCGCCCGCGTCAGATTTCCACGCCCTCGTGGCGCAGCAGCCAGCGCTTGAGCGCCACGCCATCCCCTTCTTCACTCGATCCCATGTAGCCCCCGATGCCGCCCCCAGCGGAGAGCACGCGGTGGCACGGCACGATGATGGGAATGGGGTTCCGCGCGTTTGCCTGGCCGATCGCCCGCGCCGCCTTGCTCCGGATGGCCCGGGCGATGTCGACGTACGAGCGCGTCTGCCCGAACGGAATGTCGCACAGCGCGGCCCACACGCGCTGCTGGAACTCGGTACCCTCGGCGCTCAGGGGCAGGTCGAACTCGCGCCGCGCGCCGGCAAAGTACTCGCGCAGCTGCCCGGCGATCCGCCACCCCATCGGGTCGTCGCGCGTGGGCTCTACGCGGGTGCCGGCGGGCGGGTGGTCGCCCTGCTGCCAGAAGCGCACGGCGTTCAGCCCCTCGTCGGTGTACTCCACGAACAACGGCCCAACGGGCGAGGCCAGCAGCAGGCGATTCACCCGCGAGGTCGGCTCGATTCGCATCTTCATTGGCTTCCTTTCCCCTCTTACCGGCCCTTGAACTCCGCCTTCCGCTTCTCGAGGAAGGCGTTCATCCCCTCGCGCATGTCGTCGGTGGCGGCGAGCAGGCCGAACAGGTTGCTTTCCATCGCCAATCCGTCGTCCAGCGACATCTCCATCCCGCGCGTGGTGCACTCGATGGCCAGCCCCAGCGCGATGGGGCCGTTGGCGATGATGGTGGCCATCATGAGGCGCGCCTCGGCCATCAGCGCGTCCTTCTGGCTGGGCGCCTCCTGGCCCTCCACCGCCTCGGGGCGCCTCACCAGCTTGTTCACCAGGCCGATGCGGTACGCCTCTTCGGCCTTGATGAACTGCGCCGTCAGCATCAGCTCCAGCGCGCGGCCCTTGCCCACGATGCGCGGCAGGCGCAGGGTGCCGCCGTAGCCGGGGATGATGCCCAGCTTCACCTCCGGCAGCCCGAACTGCGCGTTTTCGCTGGCGATGCGAAGGTGGCAGGCCAGCGCCAGCTCGCATCCGCCCCCCAGCGCGAAGCCGTTGACGGCGGCGATCACCGGCTTGCGCGACAGCTCGATCTGCCGGAACACGCGCTGGCCCAGGCGGCTGACGTCGATGCCGTCCACCG
This region of Longimicrobium sp. genomic DNA includes:
- a CDS encoding methylated-DNA--[protein]-cysteine S-methyltransferase — encoded protein: MKMRIEPTSRVNRLLLASPVGPLFVEYTDEGLNAVRFWQQGDHPPAGTRVEPTRDDPMGWRIAGQLREYFAGARREFDLPLSAEGTEFQQRVWAALCDIPFGQTRSYVDIARAIRSKAARAIGQANARNPIPIIVPCHRVLSAGGGIGGYMGSSEEGDGVALKRWLLRHEGVEI
- a CDS encoding enoyl-CoA hydratase-related protein, producing the protein MAEYSNLQLDVQDRVATLSVNRPDKLNALNEQTIRELGQAMDEITARDDVRGVILTGVGEKGFVAGADIAELAKMGPVDGIDVSRLGQRVFRQIELSRKPVIAAVNGFALGGGCELALACHLRIASENAQFGLPEVKLGIIPGYGGTLRLPRIVGKGRALELMLTAQFIKAEEAYRIGLVNKLVRRPEAVEGQEAPSQKDALMAEARLMMATIIANGPIALGLAIECTTRGMEMSLDDGLAMESNLFGLLAATDDMREGMNAFLEKRKAEFKGR